One window of the Phragmitibacter flavus genome contains the following:
- the malQ gene encoding 4-alpha-glucanotransferase: MFQLERSSGILLHPTSLPGRFGIGEIGQGSVLWLEAMERMGQKLWQILPLGPTGYGNSPYQSLSSFAGNPLLISFDALVMDGVVTPGDLQLLPGFPDERVDFGPVIEVRSAFLKQAARKFLEQCDASPLLRTAFDAFCEREQAWLDDFALFTALKTAYEGRPWTEWPRDLALREPGALAQAIVNYEAEVDECKALQFLFHRQWNKLRVKARELGIQVVGDIPIFAAHDSADVWANRDLFHLDENGNPIVVAGVPPDYFSATGQRWGNPLYDWDRHKETDFAWWKARMRKTLSLVDVVRIDHFRGFAAYWEIPGDEDTAINGKWVEAPGDDLFNALFEELGSVPVIAEDLGVITPDVEALRDRHGFPGMRVMQFAFGADSLAPEYVPVNYPEHCVAYTGTHDNDTTLGLFNSGPDEHTTRTQEMVDAERRTILNYTQTDGSELNWDYIKDVWGSKAGFVICPLQDVLGLGSESRMNIPGKSGDFWSWRFEWQQLTAGIEQRLRNVTEEVGR; encoded by the coding sequence GGACAGGGCTCGGTGCTGTGGCTGGAGGCGATGGAGCGCATGGGCCAGAAACTTTGGCAGATCCTTCCGCTGGGACCGACCGGTTATGGGAATTCGCCGTATCAGTCGCTGTCGAGTTTTGCGGGCAATCCGTTGTTGATCAGTTTTGATGCGCTGGTGATGGACGGGGTGGTGACCCCGGGGGATTTGCAGTTGTTGCCGGGATTTCCCGATGAGCGGGTGGACTTTGGTCCGGTGATCGAGGTGCGGTCGGCGTTTTTGAAACAGGCGGCGAGGAAGTTTTTGGAGCAGTGCGATGCAAGCCCTCTACTGAGGACGGCGTTTGATGCGTTTTGCGAGCGTGAACAGGCCTGGCTGGATGATTTTGCCTTGTTCACGGCTTTGAAGACGGCGTATGAGGGCCGGCCCTGGACGGAATGGCCACGTGACCTCGCGTTGCGTGAGCCGGGGGCTCTGGCGCAGGCGATTGTGAACTACGAAGCCGAGGTGGACGAGTGCAAGGCACTGCAGTTTTTGTTTCACCGGCAATGGAACAAGCTGCGGGTGAAGGCCCGCGAGTTGGGCATTCAAGTGGTGGGCGACATTCCGATTTTTGCGGCGCACGACAGTGCGGATGTGTGGGCGAACCGGGATCTTTTTCATCTGGACGAGAATGGCAATCCCATCGTGGTGGCGGGTGTGCCACCAGATTATTTCAGTGCCACGGGTCAGCGATGGGGAAATCCGCTGTATGATTGGGACCGGCACAAGGAGACGGATTTTGCGTGGTGGAAGGCGCGGATGCGCAAAACGCTCTCGCTGGTGGATGTGGTGAGGATCGACCACTTTCGCGGATTTGCGGCTTATTGGGAGATTCCGGGCGATGAGGACACGGCCATCAATGGCAAGTGGGTGGAGGCCCCGGGCGACGATTTGTTTAACGCGCTGTTTGAAGAACTCGGTTCGGTGCCGGTCATTGCGGAAGATTTAGGCGTGATCACGCCGGACGTGGAGGCGCTGCGGGACCGGCATGGTTTCCCTGGGATGCGCGTGATGCAGTTTGCATTTGGGGCGGATTCTCTGGCACCCGAATACGTGCCGGTGAACTATCCTGAACATTGTGTGGCCTACACGGGAACGCACGACAATGACACGACGCTAGGTCTTTTTAACAGTGGTCCGGATGAGCACACCACCCGGACGCAGGAAATGGTGGATGCGGAGCGACGCACGATATTGAATTACACACAGACGGATGGAAGTGAACTCAACTGGGACTACATCAAGGACGTGTGGGGTAGCAAGGCGGGATTTGTGATTTGTCCCTTGCAGGATGTGCTGGGATTGGGGAGCGAGTCGCGGATGAACATTCCTGGAAAAAGCGGGGATTTTTGGAGCTGGCGTTTTGAGTGGCAGCAACTGACGGCTGGGATCGAGCAACGCTTAAGAAATGTGACGGAGGAGGTCGGGAGGTAG
- a CDS encoding beta strand repeat-containing protein → MVSILSWGFEGVRAATVLKADNGDDLELGSSWVGGVAPGIADVATWDGTVTGASTVELDVSLGTVTWGGMQVVDPAGLVTIQLKTGLNFGDASGNLGIDMSAATQDMVIESATSQVINWTTAQLNVNIASGRTLTVNTKFGASDTFRKQGEGTLILMGSNDNGGTQGIVDAGVLVLAKASTSGFHALGGGTHVVNGGVMKMGGTGGDQIYFGANVSLNGGMIDFDGRSEGWNLLNGGAAGTVTNSGATGSVMTLGEGTGNGAFSGVIEDGVGGLALVKKGTGTMGWLGTTNTYAGGTRVEGGVLQMVDDGSLGAAASGVTLLNGGTLMNSATSPAEVVMGRTIDLELGEGAFRAGWGKRIRLDGLVTGAGGLRVRNDSGDVMLMNAANDFAGATLIGGTGGSGTSARLTLGVDGALPDGTDLFFDAGVVGTGVLNLNGRTQTVNSLSTLSGLGRVESVLPGTSTQANGANLIVAGDETTVFTGTMGNSIRLTHSGTGQLSLEGTGDNSGLQATVNAGTLVLAKTSTVSHHALGGGSHVVNSGGTMRFGGTGGDQIYFGSTVTVNTGGVLDFNGRDESWNVLQGSGLVTNTAAGTASVMTLGESSTSGSVAFAGQVNDGAGSMAVRKIGLSALMMNGVSDYSGGTTVESGMLGGVGVWGTGPLVVRSGATWSRGSNAGGTFLGAGTLDGGGAVTLEVGAIMAVNVAFGGNAAQTDLVRMSGAMNLGGAVLDVAWGGNASHEFAGTYSDQNMFWLTDGASAVVGEFANFSAVGDWGLFGGVEYATATFGGQEFALFYGSQYEVYGAGGLVGGSDLLVMAVPEPGRAVMVVVGLGWLLGVRRRWV, encoded by the coding sequence ATGGTCTCGATTTTGTCGTGGGGGTTTGAGGGGGTTAGAGCGGCGACGGTGTTGAAGGCGGACAATGGGGACGATTTGGAGTTGGGGAGCAGCTGGGTGGGTGGGGTGGCGCCGGGGATTGCGGATGTGGCGACGTGGGATGGGACGGTGACGGGGGCGAGCACGGTGGAGTTGGATGTGAGTTTGGGGACGGTGACGTGGGGGGGTATGCAGGTGGTGGATCCGGCTGGGTTGGTGACAATTCAGTTGAAGACCGGGCTGAATTTCGGGGATGCGTCGGGGAATTTGGGGATCGACATGAGTGCGGCGACGCAGGATATGGTGATTGAGAGTGCGACGAGTCAGGTGATCAACTGGACGACGGCGCAATTGAATGTGAACATTGCGAGTGGGCGGACGTTGACGGTGAATACGAAGTTTGGGGCGAGTGACACGTTTCGGAAGCAGGGTGAGGGGACGTTGATTTTGATGGGGTCGAATGACAATGGCGGGACGCAAGGGATTGTGGATGCGGGGGTGTTGGTGTTGGCAAAGGCGAGCACGTCGGGATTTCATGCGTTGGGTGGTGGCACGCATGTGGTAAACGGGGGTGTGATGAAGATGGGGGGCACGGGTGGGGATCAGATTTATTTTGGTGCGAACGTGTCGTTGAATGGTGGGATGATTGATTTTGATGGGCGCAGCGAGGGGTGGAATTTGTTGAATGGTGGGGCGGCGGGGACGGTGACGAATTCGGGGGCGACAGGGTCGGTGATGACGTTGGGGGAGGGGACGGGAAATGGTGCTTTTTCGGGGGTAATTGAGGATGGGGTTGGTGGTCTGGCGTTGGTGAAGAAGGGGACGGGGACGATGGGGTGGTTGGGGACGACGAATACTTATGCGGGTGGGACGCGGGTGGAGGGTGGGGTTTTGCAGATGGTGGATGATGGTAGTTTGGGGGCGGCAGCAAGTGGGGTGACTTTGTTGAATGGGGGGACGTTGATGAACAGTGCGACGAGTCCGGCGGAGGTGGTGATGGGGCGGACGATTGATCTGGAGCTGGGGGAGGGGGCGTTTCGCGCGGGTTGGGGCAAGCGGATTAGGTTGGATGGTTTGGTGACAGGGGCGGGGGGGTTGCGGGTGAGGAATGATTCGGGAGATGTGATGCTGATGAATGCGGCAAATGACTTTGCGGGTGCGACGTTGATTGGTGGGACGGGTGGTTCGGGGACGTCGGCACGGCTGACGTTGGGGGTGGATGGGGCGTTGCCGGATGGGACGGATTTGTTTTTTGATGCGGGTGTGGTCGGGACGGGAGTTCTCAACTTGAACGGGCGGACGCAAACGGTGAATAGTTTGTCGACTTTGAGCGGCTTGGGGAGGGTGGAGAGTGTGTTGCCCGGAACTTCAACGCAGGCGAACGGTGCGAATCTGATTGTGGCCGGGGATGAGACGACGGTGTTTACGGGGACGATGGGGAATTCGATTCGGCTTACGCATTCGGGGACGGGTCAGTTGAGTTTGGAGGGGACGGGGGACAACAGTGGATTGCAGGCGACGGTGAATGCGGGGACACTGGTGCTGGCGAAGACGTCGACGGTGTCACATCATGCGTTGGGTGGGGGGTCGCATGTGGTGAACAGTGGAGGGACGATGAGGTTTGGTGGGACGGGTGGGGATCAGATTTATTTTGGCTCGACGGTGACGGTGAATACGGGAGGGGTTTTGGATTTTAATGGAAGGGATGAGAGTTGGAATGTGTTGCAGGGGAGCGGGCTGGTGACGAATACGGCGGCGGGGACGGCTTCGGTGATGACGTTGGGGGAGAGCAGCACGTCGGGCAGTGTGGCGTTTGCGGGGCAGGTGAATGATGGTGCGGGATCGATGGCGGTGCGGAAGATAGGGTTGAGCGCGCTGATGATGAACGGGGTGAGTGATTATTCAGGAGGAACGACGGTGGAGAGTGGGATGTTGGGGGGAGTTGGGGTGTGGGGGACGGGGCCGTTGGTGGTGAGGTCGGGTGCGACGTGGTCACGGGGGAGTAATGCGGGTGGGACGTTTTTGGGGGCGGGCACTTTGGATGGAGGGGGAGCGGTGACGTTGGAGGTGGGTGCGATCATGGCGGTGAATGTGGCTTTTGGCGGAAATGCGGCGCAGACGGATTTGGTGAGGATGAGTGGGGCGATGAATTTGGGGGGTGCGGTGCTGGACGTCGCCTGGGGTGGGAATGCGAGCCATGAGTTTGCGGGGACTTATTCGGACCAGAATATGTTTTGGCTGACGGATGGGGCGAGTGCGGTGGTGGGCGAGTTTGCGAATTTTAGTGCGGTGGGTGATTGGGGTTTGTTTGGTGGGGTGGAGTATGCGACGGCGACTTTTGGGGGACAGGAATTTGCGTTGTTTTATGGTTCGCAATATGAGGTGTATGGTGCGGGTGGTTTGGTGGGAGGTTCGGATTTGTTGGTGATGGCGGTGCCGGAGCCGGGTCGCGCTGTCATGGTGGTTGTGGGGTTGGGCTGGTTGTTGGGGGTGAGACGGAGGTGGGTTTGA
- a CDS encoding DUF1800 family protein has protein sequence MKFQLRGLVNARAWFPGEGRKADFSVLGWGAVVSCVGLLSAVQPVFAVDGLKGEYYNNVQLTGSPVVTKTDATVNYNWGSGIPTTGVEANNFSVRWTGSVEAEFTETYTFYTQSDDGVRLWINGQQLVNNWTPHSVTENSGTIALEAGKRYNVVLEYYEAGGNAEIRLLWSSPSRVKQAIAATQLSPVMVNGLKADYFNNKELTGTPVVKRTDATVDFGWASGSPATGAVTVDNFSAIWTGTVKPEFTESYTFYTRSDDGIRLWVDGQLLVDNWTLHGVTEDVGSLLLEAGRSYNVQMEFFENGGSAEARLLWSSASQVKQAVPMARLTPFGGWQNHDVGATGSVGVLAYDTIEGTHQVTGSGTITTAEDRYQLVHQPLYGDGEITARVVSQINVGSASALPSTAAAGIVIRDSTVASGLSAGVFATVGSGVVIRERLSTGGTGTVRAAEASGSAPVWLKMVRKGGLVTSYLSTDGTNWTLAGNSIINLPTRAVAGLAVYTNSSTAGLQNRAVFDNVTVFQGLTPEGDADTDGDGATDLEEAAMGTDINLANSPNNASGGVASDGDVLRSLRSITTSVVTANAYEKENTNARIRVSRTVGTMPLTVSIGRSGNTDGTKGSASLSDYILKDGAGATISGSTITIPNGAMQHDVQIAPVVETPAVVEVPEMLRLSFRITSPAGTTQFGETRAVHIRDATNTEANRKLFVAYYGREGGAVTTATGVSTLLLNGDNTVGVVNSNFSNLTSAQSASHLHAAPANDPQASGPIIESIPLGQINEHVWTVLAEPGVGWTTDQATLTALVNGFLYINVHSANYPGGEIRGNYALANGSVAPPPTPSAPPTYGSTQWPTLAGDDLDRDIARFLTQATFGPTPETIQEVRALIAANGNNAIAGYTAWINQQMDLVQTPSPSLVRLVQAADVEDFILRGNRHINAFNDPQFGGGSFGWNTTTRTWNASTIHQNNYPNQTNMRREWWTLALQSKDQLRQRMAFALSQITVVSEVDTTVGSYHYGLANYWDMLAGGAFGRFRDILSGVTQHPIMGIYLSHLKNRKASGTITPDENYAREIMQLFSIGLVLRHSDGSLVLNQQGLPVATYDQEDIRELARVMTGFSFSKRPANVTGAPTYPTPSTQRIGAVENNPDFTLGNGVRYWQTQWMNPMKIFDTHHDFGAKTLFNGKVGQTPIPARTDNTSIESEGFVDVDLALNALAGLPGSGTYSGHPNTPVFISRLLIQRFTTSNPSSGYLYRVADRYKQTNGNLGEVVKAILLDYEARSLTLANNTASAGKPKEPLLHFTTYLRATKAFTGSPLANLNTLTVPFTSVEAPVTEPYPSSELSKFPTGALRFRFFDLTGTIAQSPLRAPSVFNWFLPDYVMPGPLGAAGLVAPEFQVATESNLVNTVNNQYNTIFTSLPSPTNPNTGRGLDDFPLIAQYQTASGTQLSIPAYGVSAGYFNATTFDASPGGTQQPSSLSNQKDNLQVTYDALIAQYTTAYSNSLTTQYAPAAVPAAPGTTQKQVAHAEAVKAVLDQQDLLFTGGYLKAKFGGDTGSNPRQAIINAVNLIATSNRHTSDLTNFNNDARTRIRNIIYLVISSPQALVLK, from the coding sequence ATGAAGTTCCAATTGCGTGGTCTCGTCAACGCCCGGGCGTGGTTTCCCGGTGAAGGCAGGAAAGCCGATTTCTCCGTCTTAGGATGGGGTGCGGTGGTTTCTTGTGTAGGTCTCCTGTCAGCAGTGCAACCGGTTTTTGCCGTCGATGGTTTGAAGGGGGAGTATTACAACAATGTTCAGCTCACTGGCAGCCCGGTAGTTACCAAAACCGATGCAACGGTGAATTATAACTGGGGTTCGGGCATTCCCACGACGGGTGTTGAAGCCAATAATTTCAGCGTGCGTTGGACGGGCTCGGTGGAGGCGGAGTTTACCGAGACTTACACGTTTTACACGCAAAGTGATGATGGCGTGCGCCTGTGGATCAATGGTCAGCAATTGGTCAATAACTGGACGCCGCATAGCGTGACGGAGAACTCGGGCACCATCGCACTTGAGGCGGGGAAACGATACAATGTGGTGCTGGAATATTATGAGGCCGGGGGCAATGCAGAGATCCGCTTGTTGTGGTCGTCGCCAAGCCGGGTGAAGCAGGCGATTGCGGCCACACAACTTTCCCCCGTGATGGTCAATGGGTTGAAAGCGGACTATTTTAACAACAAGGAATTGACCGGAACACCGGTGGTGAAGCGGACGGATGCCACGGTGGATTTCGGCTGGGCCTCGGGGAGCCCGGCGACGGGGGCGGTGACGGTGGACAACTTCAGCGCGATCTGGACGGGCACGGTCAAACCGGAGTTTACTGAGTCCTACACGTTTTACACGCGCAGCGATGACGGCATCCGTCTTTGGGTGGACGGTCAGTTGCTGGTGGATAACTGGACCTTGCACGGCGTGACTGAGGATGTGGGATCACTGCTTCTTGAGGCCGGTCGATCCTACAATGTGCAGATGGAGTTTTTCGAGAACGGTGGCTCGGCGGAGGCGCGACTGTTGTGGTCTTCAGCGAGTCAGGTCAAGCAGGCGGTGCCGATGGCGAGACTGACGCCTTTTGGAGGTTGGCAGAACCATGATGTCGGGGCAACCGGGTCGGTGGGGGTGCTGGCTTACGACACGATTGAAGGCACTCACCAGGTGACCGGATCAGGCACAATCACCACGGCGGAAGATCGGTATCAGCTGGTGCACCAGCCGTTGTATGGGGATGGGGAGATCACGGCTCGCGTGGTCAGTCAGATCAATGTGGGAAGCGCGTCGGCACTGCCGAGCACCGCGGCGGCGGGGATAGTGATTCGTGATTCGACCGTGGCGTCCGGGTTGTCGGCAGGAGTGTTTGCAACGGTGGGCTCGGGGGTGGTGATTCGTGAGCGGCTTTCGACCGGAGGAACCGGCACCGTTCGCGCTGCCGAGGCTTCGGGCTCGGCTCCGGTTTGGTTGAAGATGGTGCGCAAGGGCGGGTTGGTGACGAGTTATCTCTCGACGGATGGAACCAACTGGACCCTGGCGGGCAATTCGATCATCAATCTGCCCACCCGTGCGGTGGCTGGACTGGCGGTTTACACGAACAGCAGCACGGCTGGATTGCAGAATCGCGCGGTGTTTGACAACGTCACGGTGTTTCAGGGACTTACTCCAGAAGGCGATGCGGACACTGATGGCGATGGAGCGACGGATTTGGAAGAGGCGGCGATGGGCACCGACATCAACCTTGCCAACTCGCCCAACAACGCTTCTGGCGGGGTGGCCAGTGATGGCGATGTGTTGCGCAGTCTGCGTTCCATCACCACCAGTGTGGTGACGGCCAATGCGTATGAGAAGGAGAATACCAATGCGCGGATCCGGGTTTCCCGCACGGTAGGGACAATGCCGTTGACGGTGTCGATTGGTCGTTCGGGAAACACGGATGGGACCAAGGGATCGGCCTCGTTGAGCGACTACATTCTGAAAGATGGAGCGGGTGCGACCATCAGCGGAAGCACCATCACCATTCCGAATGGGGCCATGCAGCATGATGTGCAGATCGCGCCGGTGGTGGAAACCCCTGCGGTGGTGGAGGTGCCTGAAATGCTACGGCTTTCGTTCCGGATCACCTCACCAGCGGGAACGACCCAGTTTGGCGAAACCCGGGCGGTGCATATTCGCGACGCGACCAACACGGAGGCGAATCGTAAACTTTTTGTGGCTTACTATGGTCGTGAGGGCGGTGCCGTCACCACGGCGACGGGGGTGTCAACCTTGCTGTTGAATGGTGACAACACGGTGGGGGTGGTGAACTCCAATTTCAGCAACCTCACTTCGGCACAAAGTGCTTCCCACCTGCACGCGGCACCGGCGAACGATCCGCAGGCCAGTGGTCCCATCATCGAGAGCATCCCGCTCGGACAGATCAACGAACATGTCTGGACGGTGCTGGCCGAGCCAGGTGTCGGGTGGACCACGGATCAGGCAACGTTGACTGCCTTGGTGAACGGGTTTCTCTACATCAATGTTCACAGCGCCAATTATCCCGGTGGTGAGATACGCGGGAACTATGCGCTGGCCAATGGCTCGGTGGCACCTCCGCCCACCCCATCGGCTCCGCCAACCTATGGCAGCACCCAATGGCCGACATTGGCAGGAGATGATCTGGATCGCGACATTGCGCGTTTTCTGACTCAAGCCACTTTTGGACCCACACCAGAAACGATTCAGGAAGTTAGAGCCTTGATTGCTGCCAATGGCAACAACGCCATCGCGGGATACACCGCCTGGATCAACCAGCAGATGGACCTGGTGCAGACGCCATCGCCTTCATTGGTGCGCCTGGTGCAGGCGGCGGATGTGGAGGATTTCATTTTGCGAGGAAACCGCCACATCAATGCCTTCAATGATCCCCAGTTCGGTGGTGGTTCGTTCGGATGGAACACGACGACGCGCACCTGGAATGCGAGCACCATTCATCAAAATAACTATCCCAACCAAACCAACATGCGTCGCGAATGGTGGACGTTGGCATTGCAAAGCAAGGATCAACTGCGCCAGCGCATGGCTTTTGCTTTGAGTCAAATTACCGTGGTTTCAGAAGTCGATACCACCGTCGGGTCGTATCATTACGGGCTGGCCAATTACTGGGACATGTTGGCGGGCGGTGCGTTTGGGCGCTTTCGAGACATTCTATCGGGGGTAACTCAACACCCGATCATGGGCATCTATCTGAGTCACCTGAAGAACCGCAAGGCTTCAGGGACCATCACTCCCGATGAAAACTATGCCCGCGAGATCATGCAGTTGTTCTCCATAGGTCTGGTGCTGCGCCATTCCGATGGAAGTTTGGTGTTGAACCAACAAGGTTTGCCGGTGGCCACTTATGATCAGGAAGATATCCGTGAACTCGCCCGGGTGATGACCGGATTCAGCTTCAGCAAGCGCCCGGCCAATGTGACTGGTGCCCCCACCTATCCGACGCCATCCACCCAACGCATCGGTGCGGTTGAGAACAATCCAGACTTCACCTTGGGCAATGGCGTGAGGTATTGGCAAACCCAATGGATGAATCCGATGAAGATTTTTGACACCCACCATGACTTTGGGGCCAAGACCTTGTTCAACGGAAAAGTTGGGCAAACGCCCATTCCGGCGAGAACCGACAATACGTCGATCGAGTCGGAAGGGTTTGTGGATGTCGACCTTGCCCTCAACGCTCTTGCTGGTTTGCCCGGTTCGGGCACCTACAGCGGTCACCCCAACACGCCGGTATTCATCAGCCGATTGTTGATTCAGCGGTTCACCACCTCCAATCCAAGTTCTGGATATCTCTATCGTGTTGCCGATCGATACAAACAAACAAACGGAAATCTCGGTGAAGTGGTGAAGGCGATTCTGCTTGACTATGAGGCTCGTAGTCTAACTCTTGCCAACAACACGGCTTCAGCTGGCAAGCCCAAGGAACCATTGCTTCATTTCACCACTTACCTGCGTGCAACGAAAGCCTTCACGGGTTCGCCATTGGCCAATCTCAATACCTTGACCGTGCCGTTCACCAGCGTGGAGGCGCCGGTCACCGAACCCTATCCGTCGTCCGAGTTGAGCAAGTTCCCAACCGGGGCGCTGCGCTTCCGCTTCTTCGATCTGACCGGCACCATCGCACAGAGCCCATTGCGTGCCCCATCGGTATTCAACTGGTTTCTGCCGGATTACGTGATGCCGGGTCCGTTGGGGGCGGCGGGATTGGTGGCTCCCGAGTTTCAGGTGGCCACGGAGTCAAATCTGGTCAACACGGTGAACAATCAATACAACACCATCTTCACCTCACTGCCTTCGCCGACGAATCCCAATACGGGCCGGGGATTGGATGACTTTCCGTTGATTGCCCAGTATCAGACGGCTTCGGGGACGCAATTGAGCATCCCGGCCTACGGGGTAAGTGCGGGTTACTTTAATGCAACCACGTTTGATGCTTCTCCGGGAGGCACGCAGCAGCCGTCGAGTTTATCGAATCAAAAGGACAACTTGCAGGTGACTTATGATGCGTTGATTGCCCAATACACGACGGCTTATTCGAACTCGCTCACGACCCAGTATGCGCCTGCGGCGGTTCCGGCGGCTCCGGGGACGACGCAAAAACAGGTGGCGCATGCGGAGGCGGTGAAGGCGGTGCTGGATCAACAGGATCTGCTGTTCACGGGGGGGTATCTCAAGGCGAAGTTTGGTGGAGACACCGGAAGCAATCCGCGTCAGGCAATCATCAATGCGGTGAACCTCATCGCCACCAGCAACCGCCACACGTCGGACCTGACCAACTTCAACAACGATGCACGCACCCGCATTCGCAACATCATCTATCTGGTGATCAGCAGTCCCCAGGCTCTTGTGCTCAAATAA